From Deinococcus planocerae, one genomic window encodes:
- a CDS encoding DinB family protein translates to MDLLDRLLGHDAWTTGRLIEQSRSLTDAQLDQEFDLGWRTVRATLGHIIGNMEVWTNLMNGLPERTFPEPAERWLTLDALQERLDTVAPRLADLARRIQAEGRLDDLWTFRANPFVQFTFGGALAHVVTHSMHHRAQLIHMLKRLGVPDVIEGDVLSWEESRAGAKL, encoded by the coding sequence ATGGACCTTCTCGACCGCCTGCTCGGGCATGACGCGTGGACCACGGGCCGCCTGATCGAGCAAAGCCGAAGCCTGACCGACGCGCAACTCGACCAGGAGTTCGACCTGGGGTGGCGCACTGTCCGGGCGACCCTCGGCCACATCATCGGGAATATGGAGGTCTGGACGAACCTGATGAACGGTCTACCGGAGCGGACCTTCCCTGAACCCGCCGAGCGGTGGCTTACGCTCGACGCCCTGCAAGAACGGCTGGATACCGTGGCCCCCCGGCTTGCCGACCTGGCCCGCCGCATTCAGGCGGAAGGGCGGCTGGACGACCTCTGGACCTTCCGCGCGAACCCTTTCGTTCAGTTCACCTTTGGCGGTGCCCTCGCCCACGTCGTCACCCACTCGATGCACCACCGCGCGCAGCTCATCCACATGCTGAAGAGGCTGGGCGTGCCGGACGTGATCGAGGGCGACGTGCTGAGCTGGGAAGAATCGAGAGCCGGGGCGAAACTTTAG
- a CDS encoding alpha/beta fold hydrolase: MTAPAPHTVLFLHAYPFSGAMWDDQRAALEAEGFRVLTPNLPGFGGEPGAITTLEDAARDLLATLPPGEPLAVVGLSMGGYLAMELLRQAPERFTRVVLADTSLRTDGPEKTGDRRDQADRVEAEGRDFIVHAAEKEHSPATFRRVRPMIETATREGIAGALRAMAVRGEHRDTLRTLEAPLLVLVGEVDEITPTELAQEIADAGRGELRVIPEAAHLSNLDNPDAFNAALLGFLR; encoded by the coding sequence ATGACTGCCCCTGCCCCCCACACCGTCCTCTTCCTCCACGCCTACCCCTTCTCCGGCGCGATGTGGGACGACCAGCGCGCGGCGCTGGAGGCGGAGGGCTTTCGCGTCCTCACGCCCAATCTGCCCGGCTTCGGGGGAGAGCCGGGGGCGATCACGACCCTGGAGGACGCCGCCCGTGACCTGCTCGCCACCCTGCCGCCGGGTGAACCCCTCGCCGTGGTGGGCCTGAGCATGGGCGGCTACCTGGCGATGGAACTGCTGCGGCAGGCCCCGGAGCGGTTCACCCGCGTGGTGCTGGCCGACACGTCCCTGCGGACCGACGGCCCCGAAAAGACCGGGGACCGCCGCGATCAGGCCGACCGGGTGGAGGCGGAGGGCCGGGACTTCATCGTCCACGCCGCCGAAAAGGAGCACTCGCCCGCGACCTTCCGCCGGGTGCGCCCCATGATCGAAACCGCCACCCGCGAGGGGATCGCCGGGGCGCTGCGGGCGATGGCCGTGCGGGGAGAACACCGCGACACCCTGCGGACGCTGGAGGCGCCCCTCCTCGTCCTGGTGGGCGAGGTCGACGAGATCACGCCCACCGAACTCGCCCAGGAGATCGCCGACGCGGGGCGCGGTGAGCTGCGGGTCATCCCGGAGGCCGCGCACCTCTCCAACCTCGACAACCCGGACGCCTTCAACGCCGCGCTGCTCGGCTTCCTGCGCTAG
- a CDS encoding glycogen synthase, which produces MRAVHVGSEVFPFSRTGGLGDVLAALPAVQARLGAEVTVVSPWYASLSGEPLEIWQGEVPGVGPVRVGELREGDVRFLFVGLAEFERPGLYHPDDVWRFCAFGRAVLPVLQVLEVTPDVLHGHDWQAGLVVAHARLTGWRTAFTVHNLQYQGRWNLAEARGWTGLPDSAFGPDGVEFYGDLNLMKAGLTFADHVTTVSPTYAQEITTPGYGEGLDGLLVRLTVEGRLSGIINGLDQERWDPRTDPDILPYADPAGKRANTEALRAEFRLDDLPILGTVSRLADQKGMDLLIEALPHLVKDWNVVVLGGGEPLLTAALQGWALHPRVAFTQGMNEPLAHRIYAGADAFAMPSRFEPCGLSQMISMRYGTLPVVRETGGLADTVPHDVGFRFGEATPQALAAACGVARAAFDDPGGWQERMARGMELDFSWDGPARQYLALYAHLQPRGQG; this is translated from the coding sequence ATGCGGGCCGTACATGTGGGGTCGGAGGTGTTCCCGTTCTCGCGGACGGGCGGGCTGGGGGACGTGCTGGCGGCCCTGCCCGCCGTGCAGGCGAGGCTGGGCGCGGAGGTGACGGTCGTGTCGCCGTGGTACGCGAGCCTGAGCGGCGAGCCGCTTGAAATCTGGCAGGGCGAGGTGCCCGGCGTGGGCCCGGTCCGCGTCGGCGAACTGCGGGAGGGCGACGTGCGCTTCCTCTTCGTGGGGCTCGCCGAGTTCGAGCGGCCCGGGCTGTACCACCCGGACGACGTGTGGCGGTTTTGCGCTTTCGGGCGGGCCGTGCTGCCGGTGCTTCAGGTCCTGGAGGTCACCCCCGACGTGCTGCACGGGCACGACTGGCAGGCGGGGCTGGTCGTCGCGCACGCCCGCCTCACGGGGTGGCGAACGGCCTTCACCGTCCACAACCTCCAGTACCAGGGGCGCTGGAACCTGGCGGAGGCGCGAGGGTGGACGGGGTTGCCCGACTCGGCCTTCGGGCCGGACGGGGTGGAGTTCTACGGCGACCTCAACCTGATGAAGGCGGGGCTGACCTTCGCCGACCACGTGACGACCGTCAGCCCCACCTACGCGCAGGAGATCACCACCCCGGGGTACGGGGAGGGGCTCGACGGCCTGCTCGTCCGTCTGACGGTGGAGGGGCGGCTGAGCGGCATCATCAACGGGCTCGACCAGGAACGCTGGGACCCGCGAACGGACCCCGACATCCTGCCGTACGCGGACCCGGCGGGGAAGAGGGCGAACACCGAGGCGCTGCGGGCGGAGTTTCGCCTCGACGACCTCCCGATCCTGGGCACGGTGAGCCGCCTCGCCGACCAGAAGGGGATGGACCTCCTGATCGAGGCGCTGCCCCACCTCGTGAAGGACTGGAACGTGGTCGTCCTCGGCGGGGGCGAGCCGCTGCTGACCGCCGCGCTCCAGGGCTGGGCGCTGCACCCGCGGGTGGCCTTCACGCAGGGGATGAACGAGCCGCTCGCCCACCGCATCTACGCGGGCGCCGACGCCTTCGCCATGCCCAGCCGCTTCGAGCCGTGCGGCCTCTCGCAGATGATCTCCATGCGCTACGGCACCCTGCCCGTCGTCCGGGAGACGGGCGGCCTCGCCGACACCGTGCCGCACGACGTGGGTTTCCGCTTCGGGGAGGCGACCCCGCAGGCGCTCGCGGCGGCCTGCGGGGTCGCCCGCGCCGCCTTCGACGACCCCGGGGGCTGGCAGGAGCGCATGGCACGCGGGATGGAACTCGATTTCAGTTGGGACGGCCCGGCGCGGCAGTATCTCGCCCTGTATGCCCACCTCCAGCCGCGCGGCCAGGGCTAG
- a CDS encoding TrmB family transcriptional regulator: MSAVIHLQALGLTEYEARAYTALLALGRAVPARVARQAGIPRPKIYETLERLEGRGLAARVGQNPLEYAPLSARESLARARRAFDDRLGALDRDLSRLAPDPAPEAVYHLYGEAAIRSLCEDLTLNARRSVFLAGEPALADRLERLTPRGVEVHRAALAGLPIIAAEGQRAFLLARDGEAALIAHFIEEGGVGEAHGVHTHNPVVVHLIEGYVRLAAERTPAEAPVGR, from the coding sequence ATGAGCGCCGTGATCCACCTGCAAGCCCTGGGGCTGACCGAGTACGAGGCCCGCGCTTACACGGCCCTGCTGGCCCTCGGACGCGCCGTTCCAGCGCGGGTGGCGCGGCAGGCGGGCATTCCGAGGCCCAAGATCTACGAGACGCTCGAGCGGCTGGAGGGCCGGGGGCTGGCGGCGCGCGTGGGCCAGAACCCGCTGGAGTACGCGCCGCTGAGTGCCCGCGAGTCCCTCGCCCGGGCCCGCCGCGCCTTCGACGACCGCCTCGGCGCCCTCGACCGCGACCTCTCGCGCCTCGCACCCGACCCGGCGCCCGAGGCGGTGTACCACCTCTACGGCGAGGCGGCCATCCGCAGCCTGTGCGAGGACCTGACCCTGAACGCCCGCCGCAGCGTCTTCCTCGCGGGGGAGCCTGCCCTCGCCGACCGCCTGGAGCGCCTGACCCCGCGCGGGGTGGAGGTGCACCGCGCCGCCCTGGCCGGGCTGCCCATCATCGCCGCCGAGGGCCAGCGTGCCTTCCTGCTCGCCCGCGACGGTGAGGCGGCCCTGATCGCCCACTTCATTGAGGAGGGCGGGGTGGGTGAGGCGCACGGAGTGCATACCCACAACCCGGTTGTGGTCCACCTGATCGAAGGGTACGTGCGGCTGGCCGCTGAGCGCACCCCCGCCGAGGCGCCGGTGGGCCGTTGA
- a CDS encoding Nif3-like dinuclear metal center hexameric protein, translating to MGRMTDTTPRRAEVERDTLVRWLNEYLNVGAYPDASLNGLQIEGTPVIRRIAASVDTSVKTLQDAADGGADLLIVHHGLFWGRPLPVVGPHRERLRTAIMADLNLYAAHLPLDAHPEVGNNAMIARALSLQGARPFGEANGHRIGLAGELPFSQSLQDFADRVQKLTGEICLVHGGGGPNVSRLGILSGGGAGAVAEAAAAGLDTLLTGEPEHKHFHEAFEYGVNVVFAGHYETEVFGVRALAARLEDEFGLPWQFLHHPTGL from the coding sequence ATGGGCCGCATGACGGACACCACCCCCCGCCGCGCCGAGGTCGAACGCGACACGCTCGTGCGCTGGCTCAACGAGTACCTAAATGTCGGCGCCTACCCCGACGCCAGCCTCAATGGCCTCCAGATCGAGGGCACGCCGGTCATCCGCCGGATCGCCGCGAGCGTGGACACCAGCGTCAAGACCCTTCAGGACGCCGCCGACGGCGGGGCCGACCTCCTGATCGTCCACCACGGGCTGTTCTGGGGCAGGCCCCTGCCCGTCGTGGGACCCCACCGCGAGCGCCTGCGCACGGCGATCATGGCCGATCTCAACCTCTACGCCGCCCACCTGCCCCTCGACGCGCACCCCGAGGTCGGCAACAACGCGATGATCGCCCGCGCGCTCAGCCTGCAGGGCGCGCGGCCCTTCGGGGAGGCAAACGGGCACAGGATCGGCCTCGCGGGCGAGCTGCCCTTCTCCCAGAGCCTGCAAGACTTCGCCGACCGGGTGCAGAAGCTCACGGGCGAAATCTGCCTCGTCCACGGGGGCGGCGGCCCGAACGTGAGCCGCCTGGGCATCCTCAGCGGCGGCGGGGCGGGCGCGGTCGCCGAGGCGGCGGCGGCGGGCCTCGACACCCTGCTCACCGGCGAGCCCGAGCACAAGCACTTCCACGAGGCCTTCGAGTACGGCGTGAACGTCGTCTTCGCGGGGCACTACGAGACGGAGGTCTTCGGCGTCCGCGCGCTGGCCGCCCGCCTGGAGGACGAATTCGGGCTGCCGTGGCAGTTCCTCCACCACCCGACGGGGCTGTGA
- the tmk gene encoding dTMP kinase, which translates to MTPLFLTFEGPEGAGKSTQVQRLTSRLAALGRPHLVTREPGGTGLGARVRGVLLDPALDIDPLPEFLLYSASRAQLVREVIRPALGRGEVVVCDRYADSSRAYQGAGRGLDASFLEAVTREATGGLAPDLTVLLDLDPAAGLARAASRGQPDRLERADLAFHARVRKGFLALAAREPGRFLVLDATRDPGALEETVWAAVGERLGA; encoded by the coding sequence ATGACCCCCCTTTTCCTCACCTTCGAGGGGCCTGAGGGCGCGGGCAAGAGCACCCAGGTCCAGCGGTTGACCTCGCGGCTGGCGGCGCTGGGGAGGCCGCACCTCGTCACGCGGGAGCCGGGGGGCACGGGGCTGGGGGCGCGGGTGCGCGGGGTGCTGCTCGACCCGGCGCTCGACATCGACCCGCTGCCGGAATTTTTGCTGTACTCGGCGAGCCGCGCGCAACTCGTGCGGGAGGTGATCCGACCGGCCCTGGGCCGCGGAGAGGTCGTCGTGTGTGACCGCTACGCCGACTCCAGCCGGGCCTACCAGGGGGCGGGACGGGGGCTGGACGCCTCTTTTCTGGAGGCGGTCACCCGGGAGGCGACGGGGGGACTCGCCCCCGACCTCACCGTTCTCCTCGACCTCGACCCCGCCGCCGGTCTCGCGCGGGCCGCGTCGCGTGGGCAGCCCGACCGCCTCGAACGGGCCGACCTCGCCTTCCACGCCCGCGTGCGGAAGGGGTTCCTGGCCCTCGCCGCCCGGGAGCCGGGGCGCTTTCTGGTGCTGGACGCGACCCGCGATCCCGGCGCGTTGGAGGAAACCGTCTGGGCGGCGGTGGGGGAGAGGCTGGGCGCCTGA
- a CDS encoding glutaminyl-peptide cyclotransferase: MRARLPLPACLAAALTLSLVLPGVRATSAPAPAAQPAPVLLTPSVTARYRHDRAAFTQGLQYVGQGTLVESTGQVGESGVRRVELRTGRVLARVPTPISTAFGEGVTVLGGVAYHITWRTGVAFAFDAATLREVGRYRYGGEGWGLTHDGKALIMSDGSNVLFWRDPKTFAVTRTLRVTDDGQPVKNLNELEYVQGSVYANVWLTNRIARIDPKTGNVTAWIDVGTLTQEVSAAASRAGRPLTFDDVPNGIAFVPERGTLLLTGKRWPTVFEVRLPGVKAEPGTAGQARPRR; the protein is encoded by the coding sequence ATGCGCGCCCGACTTCCCCTGCCCGCCTGCCTGGCCGCCGCCCTCACCCTGAGCCTCGTGCTGCCCGGGGTGCGGGCAACTTCGGCCCCGGCCCCGGCGGCCCAACCCGCCCCCGTGCTCCTCACCCCCAGCGTCACGGCCCGTTACCGGCACGACCGCGCGGCCTTCACCCAGGGGTTGCAGTACGTGGGGCAGGGGACGCTGGTGGAAAGCACCGGACAGGTCGGCGAGTCGGGGGTGCGGCGGGTCGAGCTGCGGACGGGGCGGGTCCTCGCCCGGGTGCCCACGCCCATCTCCACCGCCTTCGGGGAGGGGGTGACGGTCCTCGGCGGCGTGGCCTACCACATCACGTGGCGCACGGGCGTGGCCTTCGCCTTCGACGCGGCGACCCTGCGCGAGGTCGGACGCTACCGCTACGGGGGCGAGGGCTGGGGCCTGACCCACGACGGCAAGGCCCTGATCATGAGCGACGGCTCGAACGTGCTGTTCTGGCGCGACCCGAAGACCTTCGCGGTCACGCGGACGCTGCGGGTCACGGACGACGGGCAGCCCGTCAAGAACCTCAACGAGCTGGAGTACGTGCAGGGCAGCGTCTACGCGAACGTCTGGCTCACCAACCGCATCGCCCGCATCGACCCGAAGACCGGCAACGTCACCGCCTGGATCGACGTGGGCACCCTGACGCAGGAGGTCAGCGCCGCCGCAAGCCGGGCCGGGCGTCCCCTCACCTTCGACGACGTGCCCAACGGCATCGCTTTCGTCCCCGAGCGCGGCACCCTGCTCCTCACGGGCAAGCGCTGGCCCACCGTGTTCGAGGTGCGGCTCCCCGGCGTGAAGGCCGAGCCGGGCACGGCGGGTCAGGCCAGACCGCGCCGCTGA
- a CDS encoding nuclear transport factor 2 family protein, which yields MANMTETFMQRLQTIEASGDPGPLVELFADQTTLRNMTTQEWSGVDGAQDFWTRYLANFDQIRSEFFHHADDGHTGVMEWEATGKLPDGADIAYRGSSVIEHDGQKVQAFRTYYDSAAFVKPAVES from the coding sequence ATGGCGAACATGACCGAGACGTTCATGCAAAGGCTCCAGACCATCGAGGCGAGCGGCGATCCCGGGCCGCTGGTGGAACTCTTCGCGGATCAGACGACGCTGCGCAACATGACCACCCAGGAGTGGAGCGGCGTGGACGGGGCGCAGGACTTCTGGACGCGTTACCTGGCGAACTTCGACCAGATTCGCAGCGAGTTCTTCCACCACGCCGACGACGGCCACACCGGAGTCATGGAGTGGGAGGCGACCGGCAAACTCCCGGACGGGGCCGACATCGCCTACCGGGGCAGCAGCGTGATCGAGCACGACGGCCAGAAGGTGCAGGCCTTCCGCACCTACTACGACTCCGCCGCCTTCGTGAAGCCCGCCGTGGAGTCCTGA
- the queG gene encoding tRNA epoxyqueuosine(34) reductase QueG: MNAAELLADLAVSLGADAVGWAPAQVPGTSVEEYAGWLGAGRHAGMGYLERQLPARSDPSSRLEGAGSVLVLGVSHAFEEPPVPTGGVRVGRVARYAWTPDYHDQLQPVLTRLEEEAARLRVRARGYVDHGPVMERLFAAGAFLGWRGKSGMNVSTRLGAFVTLAVLLTDLPFGGTHAAHPDRCGRCLRCVAACPTSAIGDDRAIDARRCISYLTIEHRGPIPDEFRAGVGDWLFGCDVCSEVCPWSQKVGALARLLQPHAELAHPDLGAFFGIGEREFERRHAGTAFLRPRRKGMARNALTVLGNTHAPEGWPLLLAGTQDPAWEVREAAAWALGRWGEGEHLQRLLDDPHGAVRETASRALTEAS; the protein is encoded by the coding sequence GTGAACGCCGCCGAACTCCTCGCCGACCTCGCCGTCTCCCTCGGGGCAGACGCGGTGGGGTGGGCTCCGGCGCAGGTTCCGGGGACTTCGGTGGAAGAGTACGCCGGGTGGCTGGGGGCGGGGCGGCACGCGGGCATGGGCTATCTGGAACGGCAGCTTCCGGCCCGCTCGGACCCGTCTTCAAGGCTGGAGGGGGCGGGCAGCGTCCTCGTGCTCGGCGTCTCGCACGCCTTCGAGGAACCGCCCGTGCCGACTGGGGGAGTGCGGGTGGGGCGGGTCGCCCGCTACGCCTGGACGCCCGACTACCACGACCAGCTCCAGCCCGTGCTGACCCGGCTGGAGGAGGAGGCCGCCCGGCTGAGGGTGCGGGCGCGCGGGTACGTGGACCACGGCCCGGTGATGGAGCGCCTCTTCGCGGCGGGCGCTTTCCTGGGCTGGCGCGGCAAGTCGGGCATGAACGTCAGCACGCGGCTGGGCGCTTTCGTGACGCTGGCGGTGCTGCTGACCGACCTGCCTTTCGGGGGAACGCACGCGGCCCACCCCGACCGCTGCGGGCGCTGCCTGCGCTGCGTGGCTGCCTGCCCCACGAGCGCCATCGGGGACGACCGGGCCATCGACGCGCGGCGCTGCATCTCGTACCTGACCATCGAGCACCGGGGGCCGATCCCGGATGAGTTCCGCGCCGGGGTGGGCGACTGGCTCTTCGGCTGCGACGTGTGCTCGGAGGTCTGCCCGTGGTCGCAGAAGGTGGGAGCGCTCGCCCGGCTCCTCCAGCCGCACGCGGAGCTGGCCCACCCCGACCTGGGCGCCTTTTTCGGGATCGGCGAGCGCGAGTTCGAGCGGAGACACGCGGGCACGGCCTTCCTGCGCCCCCGCCGCAAGGGCATGGCGCGCAACGCCCTGACGGTGCTAGGCAACACCCACGCGCCGGAGGGCTGGCCCCTCCTCCTCGCCGGAACGCAGGACCCCGCCTGGGAGGTGCGCGAGGCCGCCGCCTGGGCGCTGGGCCGCTGGGGGGAGGGGGAGCACCTCCAGAGGCTGCTGGACGATCCGCACGGGGCGGTGCGCGAGACAGCCTCCCGAGCCTTGACCGAGGCTTCATGA
- a CDS encoding M16 family metallopeptidase, whose product MRTPSPRRTLLLTLALLTGPVALAQTPPAAPAPTTTSAPAPQPALPAGVTFVTEVEGVREYRLQNGLRVLLFPDTSKTTFTLNVTYLVGSRHEGYGETGMAHLLEHMVFKGTQTSGNILEGLGKRGADFNGTTSQDRTNYFETLTNTGDNLAWAIRMEADRMVNSKISADDLKTEMTVVRNEFESGENSPLRVLLKQTQSVAFDWHNYGNSTIGNRSDVENVPISRLQAFYQRYYQPDNAVVTLAGNFEQGAALRLIAGSFGSIRRPWRTLPPLYTVEPPQDGERSVTVRRVGDEQILLAAYHMPSIRHPDMPALMVLDQILADEPAGRLYRALVQTKQATAIGSLTNSATDPGLMMYGAILGKDDRLAPAQATLLATLEGASKTPFTEEDVARVRTRVVSGYEQLLTKPEEVGVTLSEYIAAGDWRLLFKLRDDIEKVTPADVQRVAAAYLRPTNRTLGTFLPTAQPDRVTITPAPSAAEVLKGYQGRQGLAAGETIPPEPAALEARVTREKVAGADVALLPKKTRGERVEFVLSLNFGNPDTARTGKDAADFIAPLLTRGSTGLTRQQLADRLEAIRTRLSVTGSATGATVRVSTDRKNLPEALALARKVLREPTFPQGEFEEIKKSSLDSLESGRSDPETVASQALGRAFMPAGAKRGDLTYVPTLDEEIADTRAVTLAQVQDYYRRVWGAARAQVSVVGDFDPATVRAAIPEMLGGFGSGVPYQRVILPLTNPKAQDLVLNVPDKANAIYLARLAFPLRDDNPDYAALTVAMRVFGSGTDSRLFNRLRQKEGLSYGAGGGVSVSSEDEKGNFTTYAIFNPNVTGQVATAMREELGRALKDGFTAQEIEAAKSAILQETRVARSDDANLASGLARQLYLGRTYAFSADFETKLKAVTPEMARDALRKYVNPANLVVVRAGTFGK is encoded by the coding sequence ATGCGAACCCCTTCCCCGCGCCGCACCCTGCTCCTCACCCTCGCGCTGCTGACGGGCCCCGTCGCCCTCGCGCAGACGCCTCCCGCTGCACCCGCGCCCACCACGACGAGTGCGCCCGCTCCTCAACCCGCCCTCCCAGCGGGCGTGACCTTCGTGACCGAGGTCGAGGGCGTCCGCGAGTATCGCCTGCAAAACGGGTTGCGGGTGCTCCTCTTCCCCGACACGTCGAAGACGACCTTCACGCTGAACGTGACGTACCTGGTCGGCAGCCGCCACGAGGGCTACGGCGAGACGGGCATGGCGCACCTGCTGGAGCACATGGTCTTCAAGGGGACGCAGACGAGCGGCAACATCCTCGAAGGGCTCGGCAAGCGCGGCGCCGACTTCAACGGCACGACGAGCCAGGACCGCACCAACTACTTCGAGACGCTGACGAACACCGGGGATAACCTCGCCTGGGCCATCCGCATGGAGGCCGACCGCATGGTGAACTCGAAGATCAGTGCGGACGACCTCAAAACCGAGATGACGGTCGTGCGCAACGAGTTCGAGTCCGGCGAGAACAGCCCGCTGAGGGTCCTCCTCAAGCAGACCCAATCGGTCGCTTTTGATTGGCACAACTACGGCAACAGCACCATCGGCAACCGCTCCGACGTGGAGAACGTGCCGATCAGCCGCCTCCAGGCCTTCTACCAGCGGTACTACCAGCCCGACAACGCGGTGGTGACGCTCGCCGGGAACTTCGAGCAAGGCGCGGCGCTGCGGCTGATCGCCGGGAGCTTCGGCTCGATTCGCCGCCCGTGGCGCACCCTGCCGCCGCTGTACACGGTCGAGCCCCCGCAGGACGGCGAGCGCAGCGTCACCGTGCGCCGGGTGGGCGACGAGCAGATTCTCCTCGCGGCGTACCACATGCCCAGCATCCGCCACCCCGACATGCCCGCGCTGATGGTGCTCGACCAGATTCTCGCCGACGAGCCCGCCGGGCGGCTCTACCGCGCCCTGGTGCAGACCAAGCAGGCGACCGCCATCGGCAGCCTCACGAACAGCGCGACCGACCCGGGCCTGATGATGTACGGCGCCATCCTGGGCAAGGACGACAGGCTCGCCCCCGCCCAGGCGACCCTGCTCGCCACGCTGGAGGGGGCCAGCAAGACGCCCTTCACGGAGGAGGATGTGGCGCGCGTCCGCACCCGGGTGGTGAGCGGCTACGAGCAGCTCCTCACCAAGCCGGAGGAGGTCGGCGTGACCCTCTCCGAGTACATCGCGGCGGGCGACTGGCGGCTGCTCTTCAAGCTGCGCGACGACATCGAGAAGGTGACGCCCGCCGACGTACAGCGGGTGGCGGCGGCGTACCTGAGGCCCACGAACCGCACCCTGGGCACCTTCCTGCCGACCGCCCAGCCCGACCGGGTGACGATCACCCCCGCGCCGAGCGCCGCCGAAGTGCTCAAGGGCTACCAGGGACGGCAGGGCCTCGCGGCGGGCGAGACGATCCCCCCCGAGCCCGCCGCGCTGGAGGCCCGGGTCACGCGAGAGAAGGTGGCGGGGGCGGACGTGGCTCTTCTCCCCAAGAAGACGCGCGGCGAGCGGGTGGAGTTCGTCCTCAGCCTCAATTTCGGCAACCCCGACACCGCCCGCACGGGCAAGGACGCGGCGGACTTCATCGCGCCCCTGCTCACGCGCGGCAGCACGGGCCTGACCCGGCAACAGCTCGCCGACCGCCTGGAGGCCATCCGCACCCGCCTGAGCGTGACGGGCAGCGCGACGGGCGCCACCGTGCGGGTGAGCACCGACCGCAAGAACCTGCCGGAAGCGCTCGCCCTGGCACGCAAGGTGCTGCGCGAGCCCACCTTCCCGCAGGGCGAGTTCGAGGAGATCAAGAAGTCGAGCCTCGACAGCCTGGAATCGGGGCGCAGCGACCCCGAGACCGTCGCCAGCCAGGCGCTCGGGCGGGCCTTCATGCCTGCGGGCGCCAAGCGGGGTGACCTGACCTACGTCCCCACCCTCGACGAGGAGATCGCGGACACGCGGGCCGTAACGCTGGCGCAGGTGCAAGATTACTACCGCCGGGTCTGGGGGGCGGCCAGGGCGCAGGTCTCGGTCGTGGGCGACTTCGATCCGGCGACGGTGCGGGCGGCGATTCCCGAGATGCTGGGCGGCTTCGGAAGCGGCGTGCCCTATCAGCGGGTGATCCTGCCGCTGACGAACCCGAAGGCGCAGGACCTCGTGCTGAACGTGCCCGACAAGGCGAACGCGATCTACCTCGCGCGGCTGGCCTTCCCGCTGCGCGACGACAACCCCGACTACGCGGCCCTCACGGTCGCCATGCGGGTGTTCGGCTCGGGCACCGACTCGCGGCTCTTCAACCGGCTGCGGCAGAAAGAAGGCCTGAGCTACGGGGCGGGCGGCGGCGTCAGCGTCTCCAGCGAGGACGAGAAGGGGAACTTCACGACCTACGCGATCTTCAACCCGAACGTGACGGGGCAGGTCGCCACCGCCATGCGCGAGGAACTGGGCCGCGCCCTGAAAGACGGCTTCACCGCGCAGGAGATCGAGGCGGCCAAGTCCGCCATCCTCCAGGAGACGCGCGTGGCCCGCAGCGACGACGCCAACCTCGCCTCCGGCCTCGCCCGCCAGCTCTACCTGGGCCGCACCTACGCCTTCAGCGCCGACTTCGAGACCAAGCTCAAAGCCGTCACTCCCGAGATGGCGCGCGACGCCCTGCGGAAGTACGTGAACCCGGCGAACCTCGTGGTCGTGCGGGCGGGGACGTTCGGGAAGTAG
- the pgl gene encoding 6-phosphogluconolactonase, producing the protein MNLLVFPTPEATAQAAAEAFADAAQEAVKARGAFHVALSGGSTPKLMYRALREMVADVPWRAVHVYFSDERSVGPESPESNSRLAYDELLAHVPVPETQIHRMEGERRPLEEAASAYAALLPERLDVVLLGMGDDGHTASLFPDTAALTAGGRVTANWVPKLDTGRLTFTYDEINAARERWLLVTGAGKADVLRQVAAGKGDSPVAGVRDPVWFVDEAAAGELAR; encoded by the coding sequence GTGAACCTCCTCGTCTTCCCCACCCCGGAGGCGACCGCCCAAGCTGCCGCCGAAGCCTTCGCCGACGCCGCGCAGGAGGCGGTGAAGGCACGCGGCGCCTTCCACGTCGCCCTCTCGGGGGGCAGTACCCCGAAGTTGATGTACCGCGCCCTGCGGGAGATGGTGGCGGACGTGCCGTGGCGGGCTGTCCACGTCTACTTCAGCGACGAGCGGAGCGTGGGCCCGGAGAGCCCGGAGAGCAACTCCCGGCTTGCGTACGACGAGTTGTTGGCACACGTCCCGGTTCCTGAGACTCAGATTCACCGGATGGAGGGCGAGCGCCGACCACTGGAAGAGGCCGCGAGCGCGTACGCCGCCCTCCTGCCCGAACGGCTCGACGTGGTGCTGCTGGGCATGGGCGACGACGGGCACACCGCGAGCCTCTTTCCCGACACGGCGGCGCTGACCGCGGGGGGGCGGGTGACGGCGAACTGGGTCCCGAAGCTGGACACCGGGCGGCTCACCTTCACCTATGACGAGATCAACGCGGCTCGGGAGCGCTGGCTCCTCGTGACCGGGGCGGGCAAGGCGGACGTGCTGCGTCAGGTCGCGGCGGGTAAGGGCGACTCCCCGGTGGCGGGCGTGCGCGATCCGGTGTGGTTCGTGGACGAGGCGGCGGCGGGCGAGTTGGCGCGATAG